Proteins co-encoded in one Salvia splendens isolate huo1 chromosome 4, SspV2, whole genome shotgun sequence genomic window:
- the LOC121799070 gene encoding transcription initiation factor TFIID subunit 12-like isoform X2 — MDQTPSTPQPTDPPPPSQTTTATSSVTSAAPANTTTTITTSFTSSNPTPSLKPPAATQSSNSQTRPPFNTRPWQQPPYSHFSLPSPPMPASSASISSSISAPPPPRPGMAIGVPAHSPSTGPPSPASFSSHTPPAYAQQPQIRQPVQGMGMTGALGASSSMRPAGVSSNQLRPSQSSLRPQSSPTNQSPAAQNFQGHGMLRVSSLGSPGVLSPSSSQSPQTQNQPWLSSGTQGKPPLPTPSLRPQTSPQSFQPRSHITQQHHHHMPTTPQQQTIGSGQQSPQPSASGQAQDHFNQQFPPPRSITHQQQMSRGPGIGTQRPPLGMNVSGASHPGALYKPATADTEESSNRILSKRSIQELVNQITTFGCLLAKHRKSSTLEAKDILLHLERNWNMALPGFGGDEIRMFKKPHVNELHRERLAAVKKSMSAAETIFSKNTSGASGSAKGHLSKGPANTISSPPNPKIREAA, encoded by the exons ATGGATCAAACGCCTTCCACTCCTCAACCCACCGACCCGCCGCCGCCGTCGCAAACTACAACCGCCACCTCTTCCGTCACATCCGCCGCCCCAGCaaacaccaccaccaccattacCACTTCATTCACATCTTCAAACCCCACGCCATCCCTAAAACCTCCTGCCGCGACACAATCTAGCAATTCCCAAACAAGGCCGCCGTTTAACACCCGGCCATGGCAGCAGCCGCCCTACTCTCACTTCTCCCTCCCGTCTCCGCCCATGCCTGCTTCTTCCGCCTCAATATCCTCTTCGATTTCCGCTCCGCCACCGCCTCGCCCTGGAATGGCGATCGGAGTCCCTGCTCATAGCCCCTCCACCGGCCCCCCTTCGCCTGCCTCGTTCTCCTCACACACTCCTCCCGCTTACGCTCAGCAGCCTCAG ATAAGGCAGCCGGTGCAAGGAATGGGAATGACGGGTGCACTGGGCGCCTCGTCTTCAATGCGTCCCGCAGGCGTGTCTTCGAATCAGCTGAGGCCTTCACAGTCATCTCTTAGACCGCAATCGAGCCCGACGAACCAGTCTCCTGCTGCACAG AATTTTCAAGGACATGGCATGCTCAGAGTTTCCTCACTTGGATCTCCTGGGGTACTATCACCGAGTAGTTCTCAAAGTCCACAGACCCAGAACCAGCCATGGCTGTCTTCTGGAACCCAAGGAAAACCTCCTCTACCAACCCCGTCTCTTCGGCCTCAGACAAGCCCTCAATCATTTCAACCGAGATCCCACATTACGCAGCAGCATCACCATCACATGCCTACTACCCCGCAACAACAGACAATTGGTTCCGGCCAGCAGTCCCCACAACCATCAGCCTCAGGCCAGGCGCAGGATCATTTTAACCAACAATTTCCTCCCCCCCGATCCATTACTCATCAACAACAGATGAGCAGGGGACCAGGAATTGGAACCCAAAGGCCACCTCTTGGCATGAACGTGTCTGGTGCATCACACCCTGGAGCCCTCTATAAACCTGCCACTGCAGATACTGAAGAATCTTCCAACAGGATTTTAAGTAAGCGCAGCATTCAGGAGCTTGTAAATCAG ATTACAACATTTGGTTGCTTGTTGGCGAAACACCGAAAATCTTCCACTTTAGAAGCAAAAGACATACTCCTGCATCTGG AAAGAAATTGGAATATGGCTCTCCCTGGGTTCGGCGGAGATGAGATAAGGATGTTCAAGAAACCA CATGTCAATGAGCTACACAGGGAGAGGCTTGCTGCT GTAAAAAAGTCAATGTCAGCTGCTGAAACCATATTCAGTAAGAACACAAGCGGAGCATCCGGGAGTGCAAAAGGTCATCTGTCAAAAGGACCTGCCAATACCATTAGCTCTCCTCCAAATCCTAAAATACGTGAAGCTGCATGA
- the LOC121799070 gene encoding transcription initiation factor TFIID subunit 12-like isoform X1, whose protein sequence is MDQTPSTPQPTDPPPPSQTTTATSSVTSAAPANTTTTITTSFTSSNPTPSLKPPAATQSSNSQTRPPFNTRPWQQPPYSHFSLPSPPMPASSASISSSISAPPPPRPGMAIGVPAHSPSTGPPSPASFSSHTPPAYAQQPQIRQPVQGMGMTGALGASSSMRPAGVSSNQLRPSQSSLRPQSSPTNQSPAAQNFQGHGMLRVSSLGSPGVLSPSSSQSPQTQNQPWLSSGTQGKPPLPTPSLRPQTSPQSFQPRSHITQQHHHHMPTTPQQQTIGSGQQSPQPSASGQAQDHFNQQFPPPRSITHQQQMSRGPGIGTQRPPLGMNVSGASHPGALYKPATADTEESSNRILSKRSIQELVNQIDPSEKLDPEVEDILVDIAEDFVESITTFGCLLAKHRKSSTLEAKDILLHLERNWNMALPGFGGDEIRMFKKPHVNELHRERLAAVKKSMSAAETIFSKNTSGASGSAKGHLSKGPANTISSPPNPKIREAA, encoded by the exons ATGGATCAAACGCCTTCCACTCCTCAACCCACCGACCCGCCGCCGCCGTCGCAAACTACAACCGCCACCTCTTCCGTCACATCCGCCGCCCCAGCaaacaccaccaccaccattacCACTTCATTCACATCTTCAAACCCCACGCCATCCCTAAAACCTCCTGCCGCGACACAATCTAGCAATTCCCAAACAAGGCCGCCGTTTAACACCCGGCCATGGCAGCAGCCGCCCTACTCTCACTTCTCCCTCCCGTCTCCGCCCATGCCTGCTTCTTCCGCCTCAATATCCTCTTCGATTTCCGCTCCGCCACCGCCTCGCCCTGGAATGGCGATCGGAGTCCCTGCTCATAGCCCCTCCACCGGCCCCCCTTCGCCTGCCTCGTTCTCCTCACACACTCCTCCCGCTTACGCTCAGCAGCCTCAG ATAAGGCAGCCGGTGCAAGGAATGGGAATGACGGGTGCACTGGGCGCCTCGTCTTCAATGCGTCCCGCAGGCGTGTCTTCGAATCAGCTGAGGCCTTCACAGTCATCTCTTAGACCGCAATCGAGCCCGACGAACCAGTCTCCTGCTGCACAG AATTTTCAAGGACATGGCATGCTCAGAGTTTCCTCACTTGGATCTCCTGGGGTACTATCACCGAGTAGTTCTCAAAGTCCACAGACCCAGAACCAGCCATGGCTGTCTTCTGGAACCCAAGGAAAACCTCCTCTACCAACCCCGTCTCTTCGGCCTCAGACAAGCCCTCAATCATTTCAACCGAGATCCCACATTACGCAGCAGCATCACCATCACATGCCTACTACCCCGCAACAACAGACAATTGGTTCCGGCCAGCAGTCCCCACAACCATCAGCCTCAGGCCAGGCGCAGGATCATTTTAACCAACAATTTCCTCCCCCCCGATCCATTACTCATCAACAACAGATGAGCAGGGGACCAGGAATTGGAACCCAAAGGCCACCTCTTGGCATGAACGTGTCTGGTGCATCACACCCTGGAGCCCTCTATAAACCTGCCACTGCAGATACTGAAGAATCTTCCAACAGGATTTTAAGTAAGCGCAGCATTCAGGAGCTTGTAAATCAG ATTGATCCATCTGAAAAATTAGATCCTGAAGTTGAAGACATTCTAGTTGACATTGCCGAGGACTTTGTGGAATCA ATTACAACATTTGGTTGCTTGTTGGCGAAACACCGAAAATCTTCCACTTTAGAAGCAAAAGACATACTCCTGCATCTGG AAAGAAATTGGAATATGGCTCTCCCTGGGTTCGGCGGAGATGAGATAAGGATGTTCAAGAAACCA CATGTCAATGAGCTACACAGGGAGAGGCTTGCTGCT GTAAAAAAGTCAATGTCAGCTGCTGAAACCATATTCAGTAAGAACACAAGCGGAGCATCCGGGAGTGCAAAAGGTCATCTGTCAAAAGGACCTGCCAATACCATTAGCTCTCCTCCAAATCCTAAAATACGTGAAGCTGCATGA